One Gordonia pseudamarae genomic window, AGATCGCCGCCGCCGGCAACTCCAACGTCGTCCGGGCAAAGCTGCGCACCATGAACGACCTGGGCATCAGCGGTGGCCTCGAGGACATGCTGATCACGCTCGACAAGCAGTACCACCTGGTCAACGTGCTGCGTGACGGCGGCACCGCCGGACTGTTCATCTACTTCGTGCTCAACCGCGCCACCGCGAATCTGGCACTGGCCCGGCACAAGCTCCGCACGGTCGCCAACCAGGTGCGCGTGTAACAGCCAACCAGGTGCACGTGTAACACCTGCCTACAGGAGGCCCGGCGCGCGGCGCCGGGCCTCCTGTCGTATCCGGGTCCCGCCGTACAGCGCGGCGTCGGGGCGGGCGTGCGCCCCGATTCGCCGCGTCCCCCAGTTTAGGATGACGCTCATGTCACGAGTGCAGCACGGCAGAACCGAAGGACTGTTCGACGGCGGATTTCCCTACAGCGCGAGCGTTTCGGCGGGGCCGCTCATCTTCACCGCGGGCATCGCACCGCTCGGGCAGGCCGGGGAGGTGGTCGCACCCGGCGACGTCGTCGGCCAGACCCGGCAGTGCCTGGCCAATCTGCGCGCGGTACTGGCCGGTCACGGGGCCGGCTTCGCCGACGTGGCCAAACTG contains:
- a CDS encoding roadblock/LC7 domain-containing protein, whose translation is MARLDDSVADLLSVDGALGAAVVDLDSGMVLAAGGNPGFDLEIAAAGNSNVVRAKLRTMNDLGISGGLEDMLITLDKQYHLVNVLRDGGTAGLFIYFVLNRATANLALARHKLRTVANQVRV
- a CDS encoding RidA family protein, with product MSRVQHGRTEGLFDGGFPYSASVSAGPLIFTAGIAPLGQAGEVVAPGDVVGQTRQCLANLRAVLAGHGAGFADVAKLTVYVAEHLQADLYVSWDAVLESFTDGAPPAIVVGVTVLPYDDQLVEVEAVAAPPG